The Mastomys coucha isolate ucsf_1 unplaced genomic scaffold, UCSF_Mcou_1 pScaffold4, whole genome shotgun sequence genome has a segment encoding these proteins:
- the Ascl4 gene encoding achaete-scute homolog 4, with protein sequence MEKRKSAGLLALPSPLRTASLGALPRREPCKVSVRQEAVDCARRVPCPSLPLGGVAEPAFLRQRNERERQRVRCVNEGYARLRQHLPRELAGRRLSKVETLRAAISYIKQLQELLERHLPDCNSDGESKASSGASPCSEPEERG encoded by the coding sequence ATGGAAAAACGCAAATCGGCCGGGCTGCTTGCCCTGCCGTCTCCGCTACGTACGGCGTCCCTGGGCGCGCTGCCTCGGAGGGAGCCCTGCAAAGTCTCTGTGCGCCAGGAAGCCGTGGACTGCGCTCGGAGAGTGCCATGCCCGTCCCTGCCGCTGGGGGGCGTCGCCGAGCCCGCCTTTCTGCGCCAACGCAACGAGCGCGAGCGGCAGCGCGTGCGCTGTGTGAACGAGGGCTACGCGCGCCTCCGCCAGCACCTGCCGCGCGAGCTGGCTGGCCGGCGGCTCAGCAAGGTGGAGACGCTGCGCGCCGCCATCAGCTACATCAAGCAACTGCAGGAGCTGCTGGAGCGCCACCTGCCAGACTGCAACAGCGATGGCGAATCCAAAGCGTCCTCCGGGGCCTCGCCCTGTAGCGAGCCTGAGGAGCGTGGCTAG